A genomic region of Streptomyces rimosus contains the following coding sequences:
- a CDS encoding DUF5994 family protein, with protein MTVITERAPPATPAVSPSGHPPVRLSLKPSGPRTGLLDGAWWPRSRDLARELPTLTGQLEPLWGRITRITVNPTHWPVVPRKIPANGRVIKVGWFTDEQDPHQLLLLSYRVGRWDLLIVPPETGAAAAARLMDAASDPHTARTGSELLGAELARHPTASAEAASPGHTETWEAEGGAMAAPVSTTDGK; from the coding sequence ATGACGGTGATCACCGAACGAGCCCCGCCGGCCACGCCGGCTGTCAGCCCCTCCGGCCACCCGCCGGTCCGGCTCTCCCTCAAGCCCTCGGGCCCGCGCACCGGGCTGCTCGACGGCGCCTGGTGGCCACGCTCGCGCGACCTCGCACGTGAACTTCCCACCCTGACCGGACAGCTGGAACCGCTGTGGGGCCGCATCACGCGCATCACGGTCAACCCGACGCACTGGCCGGTCGTGCCACGCAAGATCCCTGCCAACGGCCGTGTGATCAAGGTGGGCTGGTTCACCGACGAGCAGGACCCGCATCAGCTCCTGTTGCTCTCCTATCGCGTCGGGCGCTGGGACCTGCTGATCGTCCCTCCGGAGACCGGCGCGGCCGCCGCCGCACGGCTCATGGACGCCGCTTCGGACCCGCACACCGCCCGTACCGGCAGCGAACTCCTGGGGGCCGAGTTGGCTCGTCACCCCACGGCCTCTGCCGAGGCGGCTTCGCCGGGCCACACCGAGACATGGGAAGCGGAGGGCGGCGCCATGGCCGCACCCGTTTCCACGACCGACGGGAAGTGA
- a CDS encoding DUF5994 family protein — MTVDPLLPVMLSDGARAHQAGPGIAVLRMETTPRRDGTFDGTWWPRSRHLETELPGLIRVLTERLGPLARLGLDASAWDAHPHHLVVDGHLIRIDWSEVGDGTMLVTRGRQDIFSFLMLPPQADASAARAAMTMAVQDGNSTSAAEIFAATGVVPA, encoded by the coding sequence ATGACCGTTGACCCTTTGCTGCCCGTGATGCTGTCGGACGGCGCCCGAGCCCACCAGGCGGGCCCAGGGATAGCCGTACTGAGAATGGAGACGACTCCTCGCCGCGACGGGACCTTCGACGGCACGTGGTGGCCGAGGTCCCGGCATCTGGAGACCGAGTTGCCCGGCTTGATACGCGTGTTGACCGAGCGGCTGGGTCCCCTCGCACGTCTCGGACTGGACGCGAGCGCCTGGGACGCGCACCCGCACCACTTGGTCGTCGACGGTCACCTGATCCGTATCGACTGGTCCGAGGTCGGCGACGGCACGATGCTCGTCACCCGCGGGCGGCAGGACATATTCTCCTTCCTGATGCTCCCGCCACAGGCCGACGCGTCCGCGGCACGCGCAGCCATGACCATGGCTGTCCAGGACGGCAACAGCACATCGGCCGCGGAGATCTTTGCCGCCACCGGAGTCGTTCCCGCTTGA
- a CDS encoding reverse transcriptase/maturase family protein, producing MQNAETVLNVIRERGRKNLPLERLYRQLFNPQLFLRAYGRIHANAGAMTPGVTGETVDGMSLAKIDVITGALRTESYRWLPARRVYIEKKGRTKKRRGLGLPTWSDKLVAEVVRLLLEAYYDVQFSDRSHGFRPGRGCHTALAEVTTWKGTHWFVEGDISDCFGSLDHEILLGILGEKIHDSRFLRLVGRMLKAGYLEDWRWKATLSGAPQGGVASPILSNIYLDRLDRFVEQHLLPEYNRGVVRRRHPEYQRVSDRIARARRRGDTATVLELRQQQRRRPSLDPADPGYRRLRYVRYADDWVLGFAGPKAEAEEIKERIQQFLRDTLKLELSESKTLITHAASQPACFLGYDIRAQRSDTKISRGRRATNGVIGLYVPPAVIRQRCAIYMRGGKPVRRGVLIHDSDYSIVVKYQAEYRGLVQYYLLAQDVHRLGRLRWVMETSMLKTLASKHSCSVRKVARRLYATTETPDGPRWCLQVTVPRDGGRKPLVATFGGIPLKRQRAAEILDRAPATKRSRGNELLHRLLAGECEMCGKRTGLHVHHVRKLADLKRPGRPDPPLWKVLMAKWRRKTLVVCEACHHAIHAGRATSSTRR from the coding sequence ATGCAGAACGCCGAAACGGTACTGAATGTCATCCGGGAACGCGGCAGGAAGAACCTGCCGTTGGAGAGGCTCTACCGGCAGTTGTTCAACCCGCAGTTGTTCCTCAGGGCCTACGGCCGTATCCACGCCAACGCGGGTGCGATGACGCCGGGGGTCACCGGGGAGACCGTGGACGGCATGTCCCTGGCGAAGATCGATGTGATCACCGGCGCTTTGCGCACGGAGTCGTACCGGTGGCTGCCAGCCCGCCGCGTCTACATCGAGAAGAAGGGACGCACGAAGAAGCGGCGTGGTCTGGGTCTGCCGACGTGGTCGGACAAGCTGGTCGCTGAGGTGGTACGTCTGTTGCTTGAGGCGTACTACGACGTCCAGTTCTCTGATCGCTCCCACGGCTTTCGCCCTGGCCGGGGCTGTCACACCGCGCTTGCCGAGGTGACGACCTGGAAGGGAACGCACTGGTTCGTCGAGGGCGACATCTCCGACTGCTTCGGCAGTCTGGATCACGAGATTCTTCTCGGGATCCTGGGAGAGAAGATCCACGACAGCCGGTTCCTGCGGCTGGTCGGCCGGATGCTCAAGGCCGGGTATCTGGAGGACTGGCGGTGGAAGGCCACGCTCAGCGGAGCTCCGCAGGGTGGAGTCGCTTCGCCGATCTTGTCCAACATCTACCTGGACCGGCTCGACCGCTTCGTTGAACAGCACCTGCTGCCGGAATACAACCGAGGCGTCGTCCGACGGCGTCATCCTGAATACCAACGGGTCTCCGACCGGATCGCACGGGCTCGGCGACGCGGGGACACTGCGACGGTGCTGGAACTTCGACAACAGCAACGCCGCAGGCCCAGCCTCGACCCCGCCGATCCGGGCTACCGGAGGCTTCGGTATGTCAGATACGCAGACGACTGGGTCCTCGGATTCGCCGGGCCCAAGGCCGAAGCCGAGGAGATCAAAGAACGGATCCAGCAGTTCCTGCGCGACACGCTCAAGCTGGAACTGTCTGAGTCCAAGACCTTGATCACGCACGCCGCCAGCCAGCCGGCGTGCTTCCTCGGCTACGACATCAGGGCCCAGCGCAGTGACACGAAGATCTCCCGGGGACGCCGGGCAACCAACGGCGTCATCGGTCTCTACGTGCCACCAGCTGTGATCCGGCAACGCTGCGCGATCTACATGCGCGGCGGGAAACCCGTACGCCGCGGAGTTCTGATCCACGACAGCGACTACTCGATCGTGGTGAAGTACCAAGCGGAATACCGAGGGTTGGTCCAGTACTACCTCCTCGCCCAGGACGTTCACCGACTGGGCCGCCTGCGCTGGGTCATGGAGACTTCCATGCTCAAGACCCTCGCCAGTAAGCACTCCTGCTCTGTTCGGAAGGTGGCCCGCAGGCTCTATGCGACCACCGAGACTCCGGATGGTCCCCGGTGGTGTTTGCAGGTCACGGTTCCCCGTGACGGCGGAAGGAAGCCACTGGTCGCCACCTTCGGGGGCATCCCGCTCAAGCGGCAGCGCGCGGCGGAGATCCTCGACCGGGCACCGGCCACCAAGCGGAGCCGGGGCAACGAGTTGTTGCACAGGCTCCTGGCTGGCGAGTGCGAGATGTGCGGGAAGCGGACCGGACTTCATGTCCATCACGTCCGCAAGCTCGCCGATCTCAAGCGCCCCGGTCGGCCCGACCCTCCGCTTTGGAAGGTGCTGATGGCGAAATGGCGACGCAAGACCCTGGTGGTCTGTGAAGCCTGTCATCACGCCATTCATGCAGGTCGGGCCACTTCCTCAACCCGGAGATGA
- a CDS encoding IS110 family RNA-guided transposase, translated as MIDISGIGAFLGLDVGKGEHHATAVTPAGRKAFDKRLPNSESKLREVFAKLKTKHTTVLVVVDQPASIGALPLAVARDTGCEVAYLPGLTMRRIADLYPGEAKTDARDAFVIADAARSMPHTLRAIEPADETVAELEMIAGFDDDLAGEATRISNRLRGLLTQIHPSLERVLGPRVQHPAVLKLLDQFGSPALIRKAGRRRLVNLVRPKAPRMAERLVDDIFTALDEQTVVVPGTDAATLIVPSLAGSLQAVLDQRKLLAMRIEELLESHPLSKVLTSMPGIGVRTGARILIDVGDGSSFPSAAHLAAYAGLAPATRSSGSSIRGEHPSRRGNKQLKRAFFLSAFAALADPVSRAYYDKKIAQGKHHTQALLCLARRRADVLFAMLRDGTLYHPKPAPTG; from the coding sequence GTGATCGACATCAGCGGAATCGGCGCCTTCCTCGGCCTGGACGTCGGCAAGGGCGAGCACCACGCCACCGCCGTCACCCCGGCCGGGAGGAAAGCCTTCGACAAGCGCCTGCCCAACAGCGAATCCAAGCTCCGCGAGGTCTTCGCCAAGCTCAAGACCAAGCACACCACCGTACTCGTGGTCGTTGACCAGCCCGCCTCGATCGGTGCCCTGCCGCTCGCGGTGGCCCGCGACACGGGCTGCGAAGTCGCCTATCTGCCGGGCCTGACCATGCGGCGGATCGCCGATCTCTATCCCGGCGAGGCCAAGACCGACGCCCGCGACGCGTTCGTCATCGCTGACGCCGCCCGCTCGATGCCGCACACTCTGCGGGCGATTGAGCCCGCCGACGAGACGGTGGCCGAGCTGGAGATGATCGCGGGCTTCGACGACGACCTGGCCGGCGAAGCCACCCGCATCAGCAACAGGCTCCGTGGCCTGCTGACCCAGATCCACCCGTCGCTCGAACGGGTGCTGGGCCCGCGAGTGCAGCACCCGGCCGTGCTCAAGCTGCTTGACCAGTTCGGCTCGCCAGCCCTGATCCGCAAGGCCGGACGGCGCCGGCTGGTGAACCTGGTCCGCCCGAAGGCACCGAGGATGGCCGAGCGGCTGGTCGACGACATCTTCACCGCGCTGGACGAGCAGACCGTGGTCGTGCCCGGCACCGATGCGGCCACACTGATCGTCCCCAGCCTCGCCGGCTCGCTCCAGGCAGTGCTCGACCAGCGAAAACTCCTCGCCATGAGGATCGAGGAACTGCTGGAGTCCCACCCTCTTTCCAAGGTCCTGACGTCCATGCCGGGGATCGGCGTCAGGACCGGAGCACGGATCCTCATCGACGTCGGCGACGGATCCAGCTTCCCGTCCGCCGCCCACCTCGCCGCCTACGCCGGCCTCGCCCCGGCAACCCGGAGCTCGGGCTCCTCCATCCGCGGCGAACACCCCTCGCGCAGAGGAAACAAGCAGCTCAAACGGGCCTTCTTCCTCTCCGCGTTCGCCGCCCTGGCCGACCCGGTCTCCCGGGCCTACTACGACAAGAAAATCGCTCAGGGAAAACACCACACCCAAGCCCTCCTCTGCCTCGCCAGACGACGAGCCGACGTCCTCTTCGCCATGCTCCGCGACGGCACCCTCTACCACCCCAAGCCCGCCCCCACGGGTTGA
- a CDS encoding DUF5994 family protein produces the protein MTTTIGLLPTANMHVAPSGHVSLKQPGARRGLLDGAWWPRSRGLAHELPALIGLLDHRWGRITHVTVKHTYWPLNPWKVQATGHVVHVGRFGREQDPRIRSLLTCTVDRWNPVIIPPESGPSAAARPVAAAADPHNHGTAAALIANEDALGLGCPDDAGESHGVAAPHLGGVPATPFGLPARAQ, from the coding sequence ATGACGACGACCATCGGTCTCTTGCCGACTGCCAACATGCATGTGGCTCCGTCAGGGCACGTGTCGCTGAAACAGCCCGGCGCGCGCCGAGGACTGCTGGACGGCGCCTGGTGGCCACGCTCCCGTGGTCTGGCACACGAGCTTCCCGCCCTCATCGGTCTGCTCGACCACCGCTGGGGGCGGATCACCCACGTCACGGTCAAACACACGTACTGGCCGCTGAACCCGTGGAAGGTGCAGGCCACCGGCCATGTGGTGCACGTGGGCCGATTCGGGCGGGAGCAGGACCCGCGCATACGGTCACTGCTCACCTGCACCGTGGACCGCTGGAACCCAGTGATCATCCCGCCGGAGAGCGGCCCATCCGCGGCCGCACGGCCGGTGGCCGCCGCAGCCGATCCGCACAACCACGGCACGGCCGCCGCCCTGATCGCGAACGAGGACGCCCTTGGCCTCGGATGCCCCGACGACGCCGGGGAGAGTCACGGCGTCGCCGCGCCGCACCTGGGTGGGGTACCGGCCACCCCCTTCGGCTTACCGGCCCGGGCGCAATGA